A single Vulcanisaeta distributa DSM 14429 DNA region contains:
- a CDS encoding methyltransferase has protein sequence MRIKVLSNIYPPAEDSWQTAELLRWVVSNYIGNKALRIIDVGSGTGILTLAALEEVVSRGGTAWVLSIDHDINASVSTRMNLVDNGLYQYADVVTANLLDPVKAEFHVDIIVSNPPYLPGNWHEDWRIFGGPHGIEITVQIIHWVCRDGASIVILTQSSLSNWDEVVHYMGMCGFKLTIIKATHYFFEDIITMVFERTV, from the coding sequence ATGAGGATTAAGGTATTAAGTAACATTTATCCACCTGCTGAGGACTCCTGGCAAACCGCCGAACTACTTCGTTGGGTTGTAAGTAATTATATCGGTAATAAGGCATTACGTATAATCGACGTTGGCTCAGGGACCGGCATATTAACATTAGCGGCATTAGAGGAGGTGGTGAGTAGGGGTGGCACTGCGTGGGTCTTATCCATTGACCATGACATTAACGCATCGGTTAGTACGAGGATGAACCTAGTCGATAATGGGCTTTATCAATATGCCGATGTCGTAACTGCGAACCTCCTAGATCCAGTTAAGGCTGAGTTTCACGTTGACATTATCGTTAGCAATCCTCCTTACTTGCCGGGTAATTGGCATGAGGATTGGAGGATCTTCGGTGGGCCTCACGGCATTGAAATAACCGTGCAAATAATACATTGGGTATGCCGAGACGGCGCCTCCATCGTTATCCTAACACAATCATCATTGTCTAATTGGGATGAGGTGGTTCATTACATGGGTATGTGCGGTTTTAAGTTAACGATTATTAAGGCTACTCACTATTTCTTTGAGGATATAATAACCATGGTTTTTGAAAGAACTGTTTAA
- a CDS encoding ArsR family transcriptional regulator yields MSRDIDDISNIVLKPRRIQILRLLLNQGTMRISDLRKVLNAPVSSIYYDVEILRANGLVIRDGPYVKITSKGRMIIEKIEGLVSSDQETEDSGKRTEELTNILLMRPLTINMYRLGPNTLLIYSMVIIILGLITAFIQNYELLLLVFVEGMNVMPIGITIISLLAYMGIALFIYKYLLGSEIVDIKLLSGILTSLIPLSLYPTIMALLTPWLPPYPLSIIDALLKALLPLISLVILATVLSISSGKPMEYSLLFETLLLLIPSVIIYIVLFK; encoded by the coding sequence ATGAGTAGGGATATTGACGATATAAGCAATATAGTCCTTAAGCCAAGGAGAATACAGATACTAAGGCTATTGCTCAACCAGGGTACGATGAGGATCTCAGACCTAAGAAAGGTGTTGAATGCCCCGGTATCATCCATTTACTATGATGTCGAGATATTAAGGGCCAATGGCCTAGTCATCAGGGATGGTCCGTACGTGAAAATAACGAGTAAGGGTAGGATGATTATCGAGAAGATCGAGGGGTTAGTGAGTTCTGACCAGGAAACTGAGGATTCGGGTAAGAGGACTGAGGAGTTGACCAATATATTGTTAATGAGGCCATTAACAATAAATATGTATAGACTTGGACCAAATACATTGCTTATTTACTCAATGGTCATTATAATACTTGGCTTAATCACAGCCTTTATTCAGAATTATGAATTACTACTACTGGTGTTTGTGGAGGGTATGAATGTAATGCCTATAGGGATAACGATAATCTCATTACTAGCCTACATGGGTATTGCATTGTTTATTTATAAGTACCTGCTTGGTAGTGAGATTGTGGATATTAAGTTATTAAGCGGTATTTTAACGTCATTAATACCATTATCGTTATACCCAACAATAATGGCACTATTAACACCTTGGCTACCGCCCTACCCACTCTCAATAATTGACGCCCTACTTAAGGCGTTATTACCACTCATTAGCCTGGTGATACTCGCCACGGTACTCTCAATAAGCTCAGGAAAGCCCATGGAGTACTCCCTACTCTTTGAGACATTGCTTTTACTGATACCCTCCGTAATAATATACATAGTACTATTTAAGTAA
- a CDS encoding 30S ribosomal protein S25e has product MGGKKKPTLSQLAKRQEKQQQQAQAKPAAKGKRAVAEERPTVKASLIDQKLLSDVEKEVIKWEYVTPYLVATRFNTKISVAYQILRALASKGTLVLVSKGHRTEVYTTPERLKQLAA; this is encoded by the coding sequence ATGGGTGGTAAGAAGAAACCAACATTATCGCAATTAGCAAAGAGGCAAGAGAAGCAGCAACAGCAGGCCCAGGCTAAACCAGCCGCAAAGGGTAAAAGAGCGGTTGCTGAGGAGAGACCAACCGTTAAGGCATCGCTCATTGATCAAAAACTCCTTAGTGATGTTGAGAAGGAGGTGATCAAGTGGGAGTACGTAACACCATACCTAGTAGCCACCAGGTTTAATACGAAAATAAGCGTTGCCTATCAAATACTGAGGGCATTAGCTAGTAAGGGTACGCTGGTACTGGTCTCGAAGGGCCATAGGACCGAGGTATACACAACACCCGAGAGACTTAAGCAGTTGGCTGCCTAA
- a CDS encoding TATA-box-binding protein: MPNPTYRIENIVATVNLGIDLDLDKLAERLPAAEYNPEQFPGLILRLQRPKISALIFRTGKMVCTGAKSENELKRAVKELVRLLNEHGADVPLTPEIQVQNIVASGNLHAEVDIEKSALMLENSMYEPEQFPGLIYRMDDPKVVLLIFSSGKIVCTGAKKEQQVRDAVFKIHDILKDIGALYEEEGGKEEEEL, from the coding sequence ATGCCAAATCCCACTTATCGTATTGAGAACATTGTTGCCACGGTAAACCTCGGCATCGACCTAGACTTAGATAAACTCGCAGAGAGACTTCCAGCGGCTGAGTATAACCCAGAGCAATTCCCTGGCTTAATCCTGAGGTTGCAGAGACCAAAAATCTCCGCCTTAATCTTCAGGACTGGTAAGATGGTGTGCACGGGCGCTAAGAGCGAGAACGAGCTTAAGAGGGCCGTTAAGGAATTAGTTAGGTTATTAAATGAGCATGGCGCCGATGTACCACTAACGCCCGAAATACAGGTGCAGAACATAGTGGCCTCCGGTAACCTACATGCTGAGGTTGACATTGAGAAGTCAGCCCTGATGCTTGAGAACTCGATGTACGAGCCTGAGCAGTTTCCCGGCCTAATCTATAGGATGGATGACCCAAAGGTCGTCCTCCTGATATTTAGTTCGGGTAAGATAGTCTGCACAGGAGCTAAGAAAGAGCAGCAGGTCAGGGATGCGGTCTTTAAGATTCATGACATCCTTAAGGACATTGGTGCGTTATACGAGGAGGAGGGAGGTAAGGAGGAAGAGGAGCTTTGA
- the hjc gene encoding Holliday junction resolvase Hjc — translation MSLAKRKGSAHERALANKLWDMGLAVLRGCSSGGGVRKRFVPDIVAIGPGFVLVIEAKYRSERSSIRIEGEKVEKLLEFARRARGDAYIAVKFKGDEWRFLPITDGGDVVVKPDDLSNAYTLEQLINKYMSKSLTEYLK, via the coding sequence ATGAGTCTAGCGAAGAGGAAGGGCTCAGCTCATGAAAGAGCTCTGGCGAATAAGTTATGGGACATGGGACTCGCAGTCCTTAGGGGCTGTTCATCGGGTGGTGGCGTCAGGAAGAGGTTCGTGCCGGATATCGTGGCTATAGGCCCTGGGTTTGTATTGGTGATTGAGGCTAAGTATAGGTCTGAAAGAAGTTCCATAAGGATTGAGGGTGAGAAGGTGGAGAAGTTGCTGGAGTTTGCGCGTAGGGCGAGGGGTGATGCCTACATTGCCGTGAAGTTTAAAGGCGATGAGTGGCGCTTCCTACCAATTACCGATGGGGGTGATGTGGTTGTGAAGCCTGATGATCTTAGTAATGCCTATACGCTTGAGCAATTGATTAATAAGTACATGAGTAAGTCCTTGACCGAATACTTGAAGTAA
- a CDS encoding metal-dependent hydrolase, with amino-acid sequence MSTQSYIKWLGHAAFEIMLSGKKILIDPWISNPLSPVTLNEITSVDYILVTHDHFDHLGETVDIAKKTNATVVGVFELVNYLSEQGVKNTIGMNVGGSVKLTSEIEVYVTPALHSSSRGVPVGFIIKAPEATIYHAGDTGLFSEMDLLGRLFKIDVAMLPIGSLFTMDPRQAAYALTMLRPKAVIPMHYNTFPDIKQDPQQFKELAESMLPDVKVFILKPGEVLQLPIK; translated from the coding sequence ATGAGCACGCAGTCATACATTAAATGGCTTGGTCACGCAGCCTTTGAAATAATGCTAAGTGGTAAGAAAATCCTAATCGATCCTTGGATTTCCAACCCACTGTCGCCTGTGACCCTCAATGAGATAACGAGTGTCGACTACATACTCGTTACTCACGACCACTTTGATCACTTAGGTGAAACCGTCGATATTGCCAAAAAGACCAATGCAACGGTGGTTGGGGTTTTTGAGCTCGTTAATTACCTTAGTGAACAGGGCGTTAAGAATACCATAGGCATGAATGTAGGAGGTTCCGTAAAGCTAACGAGCGAAATAGAGGTTTACGTAACCCCCGCACTACATAGTTCGAGTAGGGGCGTGCCTGTGGGCTTCATAATAAAGGCCCCTGAGGCAACTATATACCACGCAGGAGATACTGGGCTATTTAGTGAAATGGACTTACTAGGTAGGTTGTTCAAGATCGATGTGGCCATGCTACCAATAGGTAGCTTATTCACGATGGATCCAAGACAAGCCGCCTATGCATTAACGATGTTAAGGCCCAAGGCCGTAATACCAATGCATTATAATACGTTCCCCGATATTAAGCAGGACCCGCAGCAGTTTAAGGAGCTTGCAGAATCTATGCTACCTGACGTTAAGGTATTTATACTGAAGCCTGGCGAGGTTTTACAATTGCCAATCAAATAA
- a CDS encoding digeranylgeranylglycerophospholipid reductase: MVNFDVIVVGAGTAGSYASYLLAKAGLNVALIEMKRRDKVFKTTGDAIGIHHIERMAIKPPSDVFMIKYEGAELFSPDLSIKYVVLGRGFGLDMARWAQWLIGEAERAGAHVFDNHKVQGPIIENGFVSGVRVLKPDGSTEEFRAKVVIDASGVGAVVRSRLPREWWVSEPLLPEDVSNAYREIIQVDYDIEKPEYIKIYLDTNIAPGGYWWLFPKSRNTMNIGLGLWGKLSEEQGLNPRHNYDRYLANSQYTRGRRIIHVGGGIVPTRRPLPSLVANGFLAAGDAAVTVNPVHGGGIGPALLSAELASKTVIEAFEKGDFSERGLWRYNIEYLRAYGIKQAMLDVFRLMLQTLTNDQLNRGLRARLLTEDEVLEISEKGSLELSFIDKLKVGLRLMKVPDVASKLRLALRYMNEVKSLYETYPEDPSGLSSWYRRLVSMYREYTDKLGISLKWLSNA; encoded by the coding sequence ATGGTCAATTTCGACGTAATTGTTGTTGGCGCAGGCACGGCGGGTTCGTATGCATCCTACCTACTAGCCAAGGCGGGGCTTAATGTCGCCCTAATAGAGATGAAGAGGAGAGATAAGGTGTTTAAGACAACAGGTGACGCCATCGGCATTCATCATATCGAGAGGATGGCAATTAAGCCGCCGAGTGACGTATTCATGATTAAGTATGAGGGTGCTGAGCTGTTCAGCCCAGACTTATCGATTAAATACGTGGTGCTTGGTAGGGGTTTCGGCTTGGACATGGCTAGGTGGGCTCAGTGGTTAATAGGTGAGGCCGAGAGAGCTGGTGCGCATGTTTTCGATAATCATAAGGTTCAGGGGCCAATAATCGAGAATGGCTTCGTCTCTGGGGTTAGGGTGTTAAAACCTGATGGATCCACTGAGGAGTTTAGGGCTAAGGTCGTCATTGATGCAAGTGGCGTTGGCGCCGTCGTTAGGAGCAGGTTACCACGTGAGTGGTGGGTTTCTGAGCCATTACTCCCTGAGGACGTCTCAAATGCCTATAGAGAGATTATCCAGGTTGATTATGATATTGAGAAGCCAGAGTACATAAAGATATACCTCGACACTAACATAGCGCCGGGTGGTTACTGGTGGTTGTTCCCAAAGAGTCGGAATACGATGAACATTGGGCTTGGTCTATGGGGTAAGTTAAGTGAGGAGCAGGGGTTGAACCCTAGGCATAACTATGATAGGTACTTGGCCAATAGTCAGTACACGAGGGGCAGGAGGATAATACATGTGGGTGGTGGTATTGTACCAACGCGCAGGCCGTTACCATCGCTTGTGGCTAATGGATTCCTAGCGGCCGGTGATGCCGCGGTCACGGTAAACCCAGTACACGGTGGTGGTATAGGCCCCGCCCTGCTCTCGGCAGAGTTGGCTTCGAAGACCGTGATAGAGGCCTTTGAAAAGGGTGATTTTTCGGAGAGAGGATTGTGGAGGTACAACATTGAGTATTTAAGGGCTTATGGAATAAAGCAGGCAATGCTCGATGTGTTTAGGCTCATGCTTCAGACGCTAACTAATGATCAATTAAATAGGGGATTGAGAGCTAGGCTCCTTACCGAGGATGAGGTACTTGAGATATCTGAGAAGGGCTCGTTGGAGCTATCCTTCATTGATAAGTTGAAGGTTGGTTTACGCTTAATGAAGGTGCCTGACGTAGCGTCTAAGCTAAGGCTCGCGTTGAGGTACATGAATGAGGTCAAGAGCTTATATGAGACCTATCCAGAAGACCCCAGCGGTTTATCAAGTTGGTACAGGAGGTTAGTGAGTATGTACCGTGAATATACGGATAAACTCGGCATCTCATTGAAATGGTTAAGCAATGCCTAA
- a CDS encoding S-methyl-5-thioribose-1-phosphate isomerase: protein MRIDIEELKNKIKPKLRPIIWRDEDNTLILLDQRKLPFEEVYVELRDPVSTADAIRQMIVRGAPAIGITAAYGMVLAIAHGNTSTLDEALKELARAREVLNAARPTAQNLFWATERMYNRARNAVNNGEARNVKELVEILRREAKAIFDEEFNAELMMGVYGLEKISDGDTILTQCNAGGLATGTGIGTATAPVRVAHALGIRVSVIAPETRPWLQGARLTVYELMADGIPVTLITDTAVGYVMYKGMVNSVMVGADRILRDGHVYNKIGTFKEAVIAHELGIPFYAIAPSSTFDLKSRVEDVRIEERDPDEVRKIRGVPIAPEGVPVFNPVFDVTPPKYVTALITEKGIIYPPFDKNIPKVLGIA, encoded by the coding sequence ATGAGGATTGATATTGAGGAATTGAAAAATAAAATAAAGCCTAAGTTAAGACCAATAATCTGGCGTGATGAGGACAACACGCTCATACTGCTTGATCAGAGGAAATTACCCTTTGAGGAGGTTTACGTAGAGTTAAGAGACCCAGTATCAACCGCTGACGCAATTAGGCAGATGATCGTGCGTGGAGCACCAGCGATAGGCATAACGGCGGCCTACGGTATGGTCCTAGCCATAGCCCATGGCAACACATCAACGCTAGACGAGGCTCTTAAGGAGTTAGCCAGGGCTAGGGAGGTCCTTAATGCAGCGAGGCCAACTGCTCAAAATCTGTTTTGGGCCACGGAGAGAATGTATAATAGGGCTAGAAATGCAGTGAATAATGGTGAGGCTAGGAACGTAAAGGAGTTAGTCGAAATCTTAAGGAGAGAGGCTAAGGCAATATTTGATGAGGAGTTTAATGCTGAGTTAATGATGGGGGTTTATGGACTTGAGAAGATAAGTGATGGGGATACCATACTAACACAGTGCAATGCCGGTGGGTTGGCGACGGGTACAGGCATTGGAACAGCTACGGCACCTGTAAGGGTTGCCCACGCATTGGGTATAAGGGTATCAGTCATTGCACCAGAGACTAGGCCCTGGCTTCAGGGCGCTAGGTTAACTGTCTACGAGTTGATGGCGGATGGCATACCGGTCACGTTAATAACGGATACCGCCGTCGGCTATGTGATGTATAAGGGCATGGTCAATAGCGTGATGGTTGGTGCAGATAGGATACTTAGGGACGGGCATGTTTATAATAAGATTGGGACTTTCAAGGAGGCCGTTATCGCCCATGAACTTGGTATACCATTTTACGCAATAGCGCCGTCATCAACCTTTGACTTAAAGAGTAGGGTTGAGGATGTAAGGATTGAGGAGAGGGATCCTGATGAGGTTAGGAAGATTAGGGGTGTGCCAATAGCCCCAGAGGGTGTCCCAGTGTTCAACCCTGTATTTGATGTTACACCTCCAAAGTACGTGACCGCATTAATAACGGAGAAGGGAATTATATATCCACCCTTCGATAAGAACATACCCAAGGTATTAGGCATTGCTTAA
- a CDS encoding carboxypeptidase M32 encodes MRIDELLKEYKFVWAIDHANSLLGWDLEVNMPVEAASARGEALAYLALIRREYLLRLKDLVSKYEDAKDLTDFERGVIRVLKRELKYYTSIPPEVIEELNRTTTKAAVVWREARRESNFDKFKPYLSKIVELERIIADKLGYEGHPYNALLDLYEEGFTVNDADSVFNTLLPNLKSILEKILSEGKYPSRHPLEEVPYDVNVMKSINEELLKILDMPVGTRFRMDVSAHPFTTSMSINDVRITTRYEGKDFRATMFSVIHESGHAIYELMIDPSLEMTPAGRGVSMGVHESQSRFWENIIGRSREFVHLIYPLLRERLPFLKDYSEEDVYRYFNIVRPSLIRVDADEVTYNFHIALRYEIEKGLIAGKLDVSDLPSLWNDFMDKYLGVRPRNDAEGVLQDIHWSQGSFGYFPTYTLGNVIAGMIYAKLPGLRDKVAGRRFNEIKEFLRDRICKYGAIYPPKELLMRSFNDTYNPTYLLNYLREKYLS; translated from the coding sequence ATGAGGATTGACGAGTTACTCAAAGAATATAAGTTCGTGTGGGCTATCGATCACGCAAATTCACTGCTTGGGTGGGACTTGGAAGTTAACATGCCTGTCGAGGCCGCGTCTGCGCGTGGTGAGGCATTGGCATACTTGGCACTTATACGTAGGGAGTACTTACTACGGCTTAAGGACTTGGTTAGTAAGTATGAGGATGCTAAGGACTTAACGGATTTCGAGAGGGGCGTTATTAGGGTTTTGAAGAGGGAGTTGAAGTATTACACATCAATACCTCCAGAGGTTATTGAGGAGCTAAATAGGACAACAACGAAGGCTGCCGTGGTCTGGAGGGAGGCTAGGCGGGAATCGAATTTTGATAAGTTTAAGCCGTACTTGTCAAAGATAGTGGAGTTAGAGAGGATTATTGCTGATAAGCTCGGTTATGAGGGTCACCCGTACAACGCCCTATTGGATTTGTATGAGGAGGGCTTTACCGTAAATGATGCGGATAGTGTCTTCAATACATTACTACCTAATCTAAAGTCGATACTCGAAAAAATACTGAGTGAAGGTAAATACCCAAGCAGGCACCCACTCGAGGAGGTGCCTTATGATGTCAATGTCATGAAGTCAATCAATGAGGAGTTACTTAAGATACTGGATATGCCCGTAGGCACGAGGTTCCGTATGGATGTGTCCGCACACCCATTCACGACTAGTATGTCCATTAATGACGTCAGGATAACCACTAGGTACGAGGGAAAAGACTTTAGGGCTACAATGTTCTCCGTAATACATGAAAGTGGCCATGCAATATATGAGCTCATGATAGACCCTTCATTAGAAATGACACCAGCGGGTCGGGGAGTCTCCATGGGTGTTCATGAGAGTCAGTCGAGGTTTTGGGAGAATATTATTGGTAGGAGCAGGGAGTTTGTGCACTTGATATACCCATTACTTAGGGAGAGGTTGCCATTCCTTAAGGACTATAGTGAGGAGGACGTTTACAGGTACTTTAACATTGTTAGGCCGAGTCTAATTAGGGTTGATGCGGATGAAGTCACATATAATTTCCACATAGCGCTTCGTTATGAGATTGAGAAGGGGTTAATAGCCGGTAAACTTGATGTGTCTGACTTGCCGTCATTATGGAATGACTTTATGGATAAGTATCTCGGTGTTAGACCTAGGAATGATGCTGAGGGTGTCCTCCAGGATATTCATTGGTCCCAGGGATCCTTTGGTTACTTCCCAACCTACACGCTGGGTAATGTTATTGCTGGGATGATATATGCGAAGCTCCCTGGGCTTAGGGATAAGGTCGCGGGTAGGAGGTTTAATGAGATTAAGGAGTTCCTTAGGGACAGGATTTGTAAGTACGGTGCCATATATCCGCCCAAGGAGTTATTGATGAGGTCGTTTAATGATACGTATAACCCAACATACCTGCTGAATTACCTGCGTGAGAAGTACCTGAGTTAA
- a CDS encoding restriction endonuclease: MANVGIKFEDYVAELLSRLGLKVISRRVKVTVNGVEVGEVDIVAEDSSGNKYAIEVKSGKVDVSAIRQAYVNAKVLNAKPLIVARGFSNDSSRALADELGVSVINLEEAVVLTIDELRTVIENVLYEAVGDLINTVFTLAIKSCDGKVRDIMNAVMSCNDWSCVCERLGVNADNCGSLISDVRKELGLGNLSLNKLKTAIRLYNLVSLLINSCNRGNA; the protein is encoded by the coding sequence GTGGCCAATGTAGGTATTAAGTTTGAGGATTACGTGGCTGAGCTACTGAGTAGGCTTGGGCTTAAGGTTATTAGTAGGAGGGTTAAGGTCACGGTTAATGGGGTTGAGGTTGGTGAAGTCGACATAGTGGCTGAGGATAGTTCTGGCAATAAGTATGCCATTGAGGTTAAGTCAGGTAAGGTTGATGTGAGTGCCATTAGGCAGGCATACGTTAATGCCAAGGTATTAAATGCGAAGCCGCTCATCGTAGCCAGGGGCTTCAGTAATGACTCAAGTAGGGCCTTGGCTGATGAATTGGGAGTTTCTGTGATAAATCTTGAGGAGGCCGTTGTTTTAACAATTGATGAGTTAAGGACTGTTATTGAAAATGTGCTTTATGAAGCGGTTGGTGATTTAATAAACACCGTGTTTACATTGGCCATAAAGTCATGCGATGGTAAGGTCAGGGATATAATGAACGCTGTGATGAGCTGCAATGATTGGAGTTGCGTGTGTGAAAGGTTGGGGGTTAATGCGGATAATTGTGGTTCGTTAATAAGCGACGTTAGGAAAGAATTGGGGCTTGGCAATTTATCACTAAATAAGTTGAAGACCGCCATTCGATTATATAACCTTGTCTCCCTATTAATTAATTCATGCAATAGAGGAAATGCTTAA
- the rrp42 gene encoding exosome complex protein Rrp42, whose protein sequence is MLSVTQERGVIPKLKQDVMKKMIEQGVRIDNRGLNDYRELSIRVNVVKTADGSSLVSLGNTKVMAGVKVEVGKPFEDTPDEGALIVNLEIAPTASPDIEPGPPDENAIEIARVVDRAIRHSGFLDFKSLSIVTGKHAWFLWVDIYVLNHDGNLVDASTIAAVAALMNTALPKVELDPAGNILKIDRSARSPLRLNTDKLPLTITYVKIGNFLLVDPTREEEDLSDGVYITGIAGGNVVAIQKVTGAFTKDEINNIISNSVNQYVKLRNLIMNAMANPQTDLKL, encoded by the coding sequence ATGCTGAGCGTAACCCAGGAAAGAGGCGTTATTCCAAAGCTTAAGCAGGACGTTATGAAGAAAATGATTGAGCAGGGGGTTAGGATTGATAATAGGGGGTTGAATGATTATAGAGAACTAAGCATTAGGGTTAACGTGGTGAAAACGGCTGATGGTAGTTCCCTGGTATCCCTCGGCAATACCAAGGTAATGGCTGGCGTTAAGGTTGAGGTTGGGAAGCCCTTTGAAGACACACCAGATGAAGGCGCACTAATCGTGAACTTAGAAATAGCGCCAACCGCATCCCCAGATATTGAGCCGGGGCCACCTGATGAGAATGCCATTGAGATAGCCAGGGTTGTAGATAGGGCGATAAGGCATAGTGGCTTTCTCGACTTTAAGTCATTATCGATAGTCACGGGCAAGCATGCCTGGTTCCTATGGGTTGACATATACGTGCTTAACCACGATGGTAACCTTGTGGATGCATCAACAATAGCTGCCGTGGCCGCATTAATGAATACGGCACTGCCGAAGGTGGAGCTTGACCCTGCAGGTAATATATTGAAGATAGATAGAAGCGCTAGGTCGCCCCTTAGGCTCAATACTGATAAGTTACCATTAACAATAACCTACGTTAAGATAGGGAACTTCCTACTCGTTGATCCAACCCGTGAGGAGGAAGACTTATCAGATGGCGTTTATATAACGGGTATTGCTGGTGGTAATGTTGTGGCTATTCAGAAGGTCACGGGCGCCTTCACGAAGGATGAGATAAACAATATTATTAGTAATTCGGTTAATCAGTACGTGAAGCTTAGGAATTTGATAATGAATGCCATGGCAAACCCGCAAACGGATCTCAAGTTATAA
- the rrp41 gene encoding exosome complex exonuclease Rrp41: MGKQPPVPLLVNGKRSDGRLPNEHRPVRMEVGVIKNAEGSALVAYGNTVILAAVYGPREVPQKHLELPDKAILRVRYHMAPFSTSEGRKSPTPSRREIEISKVIRTALEPVVILERFPRTTIDVYIEVLQADGSTRVTGITAASLALADAGIPMRDLLVGVSIGKVSGTIVVDLNQLEDQYGEGDMPLAIMYGRGLITLMQADGEWTPTEVNQALDLAFKAAEQIYRLEKETLKSRYVEPSMSLIV; this comes from the coding sequence ATGGGTAAGCAACCTCCAGTGCCGTTGCTCGTTAATGGTAAGAGGAGTGATGGTAGATTGCCGAATGAGCACAGGCCTGTTAGGATGGAGGTTGGCGTGATTAAGAATGCTGAGGGTAGTGCATTGGTTGCCTATGGCAATACCGTAATACTTGCTGCGGTTTATGGACCGAGGGAGGTACCACAGAAGCACCTTGAATTGCCAGACAAGGCCATACTTAGGGTTAGGTATCACATGGCCCCATTCAGCACATCTGAGGGTAGGAAGAGCCCGACACCATCCAGGAGGGAGATTGAGATTTCCAAGGTAATTAGAACGGCACTGGAGCCTGTGGTCATACTCGAGAGGTTTCCGAGAACCACGATTGATGTTTACATTGAGGTTCTCCAAGCTGATGGTAGTACTAGGGTCACGGGTATAACGGCCGCCTCATTGGCGTTGGCAGACGCAGGTATACCAATGAGGGACCTACTTGTTGGCGTTTCAATAGGTAAGGTTTCTGGGACTATAGTCGTTGACCTTAACCAGCTTGAGGATCAGTACGGTGAGGGCGACATGCCCTTGGCCATAATGTATGGCCGTGGATTAATAACGTTAATGCAGGCTGATGGTGAGTGGACGCCGACTGAGGTTAACCAGGCGCTTGATTTAGCCTTTAAGGCTGCTGAGCAGATATATAGGTTGGAGAAGGAGACGCTTAAGAGTAGGTATGTTGAACCGTCGATGTCACTCATTGTATAA
- a CDS encoding GNAT family N-acetyltransferase, whose translation MVTIREARESDVDALVDLVVRLKRLNSEFDPLFSARNDCAERAREYLINALRDNKNHLVLVAEDMGKIVGVLKADIRERLFYSPSIEGAIVDFYVMPEYRRKGLGRMMLERAIAMLRERGAQLITAEFPTQNQIAVNFYNKMGFRSLVSIYARET comes from the coding sequence ATGGTCACGATTAGGGAGGCTCGGGAAAGCGACGTGGATGCACTGGTTGATCTTGTTGTCAGGTTAAAAAGGCTCAATAGTGAGTTTGACCCGTTATTTAGTGCTAGGAATGACTGTGCAGAGCGCGCCAGGGAGTACTTAATTAATGCATTGCGTGATAATAAGAATCACCTAGTACTTGTTGCTGAGGATATGGGGAAAATAGTCGGTGTGTTGAAGGCGGATATTAGGGAGCGACTATTCTACTCACCAAGTATCGAGGGCGCCATTGTGGACTTCTACGTGATGCCTGAGTACAGACGTAAGGGGTTGGGTAGGATGATGCTCGAGAGAGCTATAGCAATGCTCCGTGAGAGGGGTGCTCAGTTAATAACGGCTGAGTTCCCGACTCAGAATCAAATAGCCGTGAATTTCTACAATAAGATGGGGTTCAGGTCGCTCGTAAGTATTTACGCTAGGGAAACCTAA